The Synchiropus splendidus isolate RoL2022-P1 chromosome 1, RoL_Sspl_1.0, whole genome shotgun sequence genome includes a window with the following:
- the sgtb gene encoding small glutamine-rich tetratricopeptide repeat-containing protein beta isoform X2, whose translation MSVEKRLAFSIIQFLRDQSHSGALNSDELESLEVAVQCLETTFKISSGDVHLAAAQPLTEIFLNALLKNDVMGAPESSPSPEDIERAEQLKNEGNNHMKEENYHSAVECYSRAIELDLRNAVYYCNRAAAHSKLGNYQEATGDCERAIGIDPTYSKAYGRMGLALTAMSKFPDAISYFKKALVLDPDNETYKSNLKIAEQKQKEASSPIAAGLGFDMASLINNPAFISMAASVMQNQQVQPLMSGMMSNAAGVGGLSDISSLIEAGQQFAQQIQQQNPELIEQLRNHIRSRSFSNGAEEHS comes from the exons ATGTCCGTGGAGAAGCGCCTGGCGTTCTCGATCATCCAGTTCCTGCGAGACCAGAGTCACAGCGGGGCGCTGAACTCTGACGAACTGGAGAGTCTAGAAG TGGCCGTGCAGTGTTTGGAGACCACCTTCAAGATCAGTTCAGGTGACGTCCACCTGGCAGCCGCTCAGCCGCTGACGGAGATCTTCCTCAACGCTCTGCTGAAG AACGATGTCATGGGGGCGCCAGAGAGTTCGCCCTCTCCCGAGGACATCGAGCGAGCTGAGCAGCTGAAGAACGAAG GGAACAATCACATGAAGGAGGAGAACTACCACAGCGCGGTGGAGTGTTACAGCCGAGCCATCGAACTGGACCTGAGAAACGCCGTCTACTACTGCAACAG GGCGGCAGCTCACAGCAAACTGGGCAACTACCAGGAGGCCACCGGCGACTGCGAGCGAGCCATCGGCATCGACCCCACCTACAGCAAAGCGTACGGCAGGATGGG GTTGGCTCTGACGGCCATGAGCAAGTTTCCTGACGCCATCTCCTACTTCAAGAAGGCTCTGGTGCTGGATCCTGACAACGAGACCTACAAGTCCAACCTGAAGATCGCtgagcagaagcagaaggaggCCTCCAGTCCT ATCGCTGCAGGTCTGGGCTTCGATATGGCCAGTCTCATCAACAACCCGGCCTTCATCAGCATG GCAGCCAGTGTGATGCAGAACCAGCAGGTGCAGCCTCT GATGTCCGGCATGATGTCCAACGCGGCCGGAGTTGGTGGTTTGTCCGACATTTCCAGCTTAATCGAAGC ggggcagcagttcGCTCAGcagatccagcagcagaaccccGAGTTGATCGAGCAGCTGAGGAACCACATCAGGAGCCGCTCGTTCAGCAACGGAGCCGAAGAGCACTCGTGA
- the sgtb gene encoding small glutamine-rich tetratricopeptide repeat-containing protein beta isoform X1, producing MSVEKRLAFSIIQFLRDQSHSGALNSDELESLEVAVQCLETTFKISSGDVHLAAAQPLTEIFLNALLKVSQRTSSVGGSASNTPRPRVPQNDVMGAPESSPSPEDIERAEQLKNEGNNHMKEENYHSAVECYSRAIELDLRNAVYYCNRAAAHSKLGNYQEATGDCERAIGIDPTYSKAYGRMGLALTAMSKFPDAISYFKKALVLDPDNETYKSNLKIAEQKQKEASSPIAAGLGFDMASLINNPAFISMAASVMQNQQVQPLMSGMMSNAAGVGGLSDISSLIEAGQQFAQQIQQQNPELIEQLRNHIRSRSFSNGAEEHS from the exons ATGTCCGTGGAGAAGCGCCTGGCGTTCTCGATCATCCAGTTCCTGCGAGACCAGAGTCACAGCGGGGCGCTGAACTCTGACGAACTGGAGAGTCTAGAAG TGGCCGTGCAGTGTTTGGAGACCACCTTCAAGATCAGTTCAGGTGACGTCCACCTGGCAGCCGCTCAGCCGCTGACGGAGATCTTCCTCAACGCTCTGCTGAAGGTGAGTCAGAGGACCTCCTCGGTGGGAGGAAGCGCTTCTAACACCCCACGGCCCCGTGTGCCTCAGAACGATGTCATGGGGGCGCCAGAGAGTTCGCCCTCTCCCGAGGACATCGAGCGAGCTGAGCAGCTGAAGAACGAAG GGAACAATCACATGAAGGAGGAGAACTACCACAGCGCGGTGGAGTGTTACAGCCGAGCCATCGAACTGGACCTGAGAAACGCCGTCTACTACTGCAACAG GGCGGCAGCTCACAGCAAACTGGGCAACTACCAGGAGGCCACCGGCGACTGCGAGCGAGCCATCGGCATCGACCCCACCTACAGCAAAGCGTACGGCAGGATGGG GTTGGCTCTGACGGCCATGAGCAAGTTTCCTGACGCCATCTCCTACTTCAAGAAGGCTCTGGTGCTGGATCCTGACAACGAGACCTACAAGTCCAACCTGAAGATCGCtgagcagaagcagaaggaggCCTCCAGTCCT ATCGCTGCAGGTCTGGGCTTCGATATGGCCAGTCTCATCAACAACCCGGCCTTCATCAGCATG GCAGCCAGTGTGATGCAGAACCAGCAGGTGCAGCCTCT GATGTCCGGCATGATGTCCAACGCGGCCGGAGTTGGTGGTTTGTCCGACATTTCCAGCTTAATCGAAGC ggggcagcagttcGCTCAGcagatccagcagcagaaccccGAGTTGATCGAGCAGCTGAGGAACCACATCAGGAGCCGCTCGTTCAGCAACGGAGCCGAAGAGCACTCGTGA